In Deltaproteobacteria bacterium CG11_big_fil_rev_8_21_14_0_20_49_13, a single genomic region encodes these proteins:
- a CDS encoding 50S ribosomal protein L27, which translates to MAEGAERNSRDSHGQRRGVKHYAGETIGGGSIIVRQCGTKIHAGKNVGQGRDFTLYAKVAGVVEFVNRLNKKFVNVNPVKSK; encoded by the coding sequence ATGGCAGAAGGCGCAGAGAGAAATAGTAGAGACAGTCACGGACAAAGAAGAGGCGTAAAACATTATGCCGGCGAGACCATAGGCGGCGGATCTATAATAGTCCGTCAGTGCGGTACAAAGATACACGCGGGCAAGAACGTCGGTCAGGGAAGGGACTTTACCCTCTATGCAAAGGTCGCCGGCGTTGTGGAGTTCGTCAACAGGCTTAACAAGAAGTTCGTGAACGTAAATCCAGTAAAGAGCAAATAA
- the rsfS gene encoding ribosome silencing factor: MRKTDPTLTFAKDVARAAAKIKAHGLKILDLRHLFTFADYFVIASGNSDRQVGAIADSIIFEMKKQGKTPIGVEGYQHSQWIIVDFGDIVAHVFYGPMREIYSIEKLWADAKKVRVPSEKRKSAVKKEKKGKKKS, translated from the coding sequence ATGAGAAAGACCGACCCCACTCTGACATTTGCAAAAGATGTTGCAAGGGCCGCCGCCAAGATAAAGGCGCACGGCCTGAAGATATTGGACCTGAGGCATCTTTTTACCTTTGCGGATTATTTCGTGATAGCGAGCGGTAATTCCGACCGTCAGGTAGGGGCGATAGCCGATTCAATAATATTTGAGATGAAGAAGCAGGGGAAGACACCTATAGGTGTCGAAGGCTATCAGCATTCACAGTGGATCATTGTGGACTTTGGAGACATTGTTGCCCACGTTTTCTACGGGCCGATGAGGGAGATATATTCGATCGAAAAATTGTGGGCCGATGCGAAAAAGGTCAGGGTCCCGAGCGAAAAGCGAAAGAGTGCGGTTAAGAAAGAGAAGAAAGGTAAAAAGAAATCCTGA
- a CDS encoding B12-binding domain-containing radical SAM protein, whose product MTIVSQKTIDQLLSKVRRPSRYIGGEVNSYNKPWDSAHVKWCLVFPDAYEIGMSHIGLQIIYDALNSEEGLLADRAFAPWLDMEAAMRELNVPMWGLESKRPLKEFDIIGITLPYELTYTNILTMLDLAGIPFYAKDRGEEYPLIIGGGVGAFNPEPVAPFFDAIVLGDGERTAVEISKTKNEGRTTNDELLGKLSKIRGVYVPNRGEENRGQRSEVRKIQKAIVADIDGSHFPKKWVVPFMKIVHDRVGVEIQRGCNRGCRFCQAGYIYRPVRQRSPETIKELACEGLDLTGNEELSFISLSAGDYEGLGNIVKEVSERESGRWTNINLPSLRVETLTPELLSVLKRSLHGGFTIAPEAATERLRNVINKQNTEEELLKTVETVFKTGWRQLKLYFMIGLPTETIDDVRAIADLVLKAYDAGRRIRHDITITASVSTFVPKSHTPFQWARQLTLEETLERQNLLKKLIPKKRGLELKWHGAKLSLLEGAFSRGDRRLAERIVSAWNKGSRFDAWDECFKFENWADIDFTDYLRERSTDEELPWDHLFAGLDRDFLKSEYQKSLNAEVTPDCINNKCTNCGVCDFKDVKNVIVCHCDLSVLSTAKQSSALDCFGGAPRNDNITQLNFTFIKTGVMRWVSHLELMHLFRRAFRRAGVLVKYSQGFNPHMKLSLERALKVGEEGLQEKGKVEISDAGNLDELMNKIELPDGIRITGYSASTR is encoded by the coding sequence ATGACAATTGTTTCACAGAAAACGATAGACCAGCTTCTCTCAAAGGTGAGGCGTCCTTCGCGTTATATCGGTGGTGAAGTGAATTCTTATAATAAGCCATGGGACAGCGCTCATGTCAAATGGTGCCTTGTTTTTCCCGATGCCTATGAAATCGGAATGAGCCACATAGGCCTTCAGATAATCTATGACGCCCTTAATTCCGAAGAGGGCCTTCTTGCCGACCGCGCTTTTGCGCCATGGCTCGATATGGAAGCGGCCATGCGTGAATTAAATGTGCCGATGTGGGGGCTGGAGAGCAAGCGCCCTCTAAAGGAGTTCGATATCATAGGTATAACTCTTCCCTACGAACTGACCTATACCAATATCCTTACAATGCTAGACCTCGCCGGTATTCCTTTTTATGCAAAGGACAGAGGGGAAGAATATCCCCTGATCATAGGCGGCGGCGTAGGCGCGTTCAATCCCGAGCCCGTGGCCCCGTTCTTTGATGCGATTGTTCTGGGGGACGGTGAAAGAACGGCGGTGGAAATCAGCAAGACGAAGAACGAAGGACGAACGACGAACGACGAATTGCTTGGCAAATTGTCAAAGATACGCGGGGTTTATGTTCCGAACCGTGGAGAGGAAAACAGGGGTCAGAGGTCGGAGGTCAGAAAGATCCAAAAGGCAATTGTTGCCGATATCGACGGCTCGCACTTCCCGAAAAAATGGGTTGTCCCGTTCATGAAGATAGTGCACGACCGCGTAGGCGTTGAGATCCAGCGCGGATGTAACAGGGGCTGCAGGTTCTGTCAGGCAGGATATATCTACAGGCCAGTGCGTCAGCGTTCCCCGGAAACGATAAAAGAACTTGCATGCGAAGGTCTTGATCTTACCGGTAACGAGGAGCTCTCTTTTATCTCGCTTTCGGCCGGCGATTATGAAGGGCTCGGAAATATCGTGAAGGAAGTTTCGGAAAGGGAATCGGGCAGGTGGACGAACATAAATCTTCCGTCGCTTCGTGTTGAAACCCTTACTCCGGAACTCCTGAGCGTACTTAAGCGTTCGCTTCACGGAGGTTTTACAATAGCCCCAGAGGCCGCAACGGAAAGGCTTCGCAACGTTATCAATAAACAGAACACCGAAGAAGAGCTCCTCAAAACGGTTGAAACGGTATTCAAGACCGGCTGGCGCCAGCTAAAGCTCTATTTCATGATAGGCCTCCCGACAGAAACGATAGATGATGTGAGGGCGATAGCCGATCTTGTGCTAAAGGCCTATGACGCCGGAAGAAGGATAAGACACGATATTACAATAACCGCGAGCGTTTCGACATTTGTCCCAAAATCGCATACTCCCTTTCAGTGGGCGCGCCAGTTGACCCTGGAAGAGACGCTTGAGAGGCAGAACCTTCTGAAAAAGCTGATACCAAAAAAACGCGGACTTGAGCTCAAATGGCACGGTGCAAAACTCAGCCTTCTTGAAGGGGCTTTTTCGCGCGGAGACAGAAGACTTGCCGAAAGGATAGTCTCCGCCTGGAACAAAGGCTCGCGCTTCGATGCGTGGGACGAGTGTTTCAAGTTCGAGAACTGGGCGGATATCGACTTTACTGATTATCTTCGCGAAAGAAGTACGGATGAAGAGCTTCCATGGGACCATCTTTTTGCCGGGCTCGATCGCGATTTCCTAAAGAGCGAATATCAAAAGTCGCTAAATGCGGAAGTTACGCCCGATTGCATAAATAACAAGTGCACGAATTGCGGGGTCTGCGATTTTAAGGATGTGAAAAATGTGATCGTATGTCATTGCGATCTGTCGGTTTTGTCGACGGCGAAGCAATCCAGTGCACTGGATTGCTTCGGTGGGGCGCCTCGCAATGACAATATAACGCAACTAAACTTCACCTTCATCAAAACAGGCGTAATGCGCTGGGTTTCGCATCTGGAGCTCATGCATCTCTTCCGCCGCGCTTTTCGCAGGGCGGGCGTCCTCGTAAAATATTCCCAAGGGTTCAACCCCCATATGAAGTTGTCGCTCGAACGGGCGCTAAAGGTCGGTGAAGAGGGTTTGCAAGAAAAGGGAAAGGTAGAGATATCAGATGCAGGCAACTTAGATGAGTTGATGAATAAGATAGAACTTCCGGACGGCATCAGGATAACCGGCTATTCGGCTAGCACTCGCTAG
- a CDS encoding Rne/Rng family ribonuclease (involved in the processing of the 5'end of 16S rRNA): MPNELIINSTLGETRVARLENGSVAEFYVDRVHEADIVGNVYKGRVVRVLPGMQAAFVDIGLSRTAFLHVSDFTGHEDLDEGIKEAAKKSKIQDLLKEGREILVQVAKEPIGTKGARITSFVSLAGRYLVYMPTVEHIGISRRIDDSKERARLKDIVEKFKPRESGFIIRTASEGVSLKELRADISYLAKLWNDMEERSKKAKAPSLVHQELDVVLRVVRDMFTADIERLIVDSKDDFDRIKRFVDKFMSGVKSRVEYYDGNEPIFDKYGIEVEVTRALGQKVWLKSGGYIIVEQTEALTVIDVNTGKFVGKRNLEDTILRTNLEAVREVVYQLKLRNIGGIIVIDFIDMEKHANRSKVFSALKDALKFDRTRTTITKISELGLVEMTRKRTRDDLRNMLTDPCPYCDGKGYLKSPTTICYEIFRDIIREASRTKSKQITVHANPSVANVLYNEERKFVEDLEKNLKKTIVIKELSEYHQEQFEISDR, encoded by the coding sequence ATGCCTAACGAACTTATAATCAATTCAACCCTCGGTGAGACCCGCGTTGCAAGGCTTGAAAACGGCTCGGTCGCGGAATTCTATGTAGATCGCGTCCACGAGGCCGACATTGTAGGTAACGTCTACAAAGGCAGGGTTGTCCGCGTGCTTCCCGGAATGCAGGCGGCCTTCGTTGATATCGGTCTTTCGAGAACGGCCTTCCTTCACGTTTCGGACTTTACCGGTCACGAAGACCTTGATGAAGGGATAAAAGAGGCGGCAAAAAAATCCAAGATACAGGACCTTTTAAAAGAAGGTCGCGAGATACTGGTTCAGGTCGCCAAAGAGCCCATCGGCACAAAGGGGGCACGTATCACGTCATTTGTCTCTCTTGCCGGGAGGTATCTTGTATACATGCCAACCGTTGAGCACATCGGCATCTCAAGGCGCATAGACGACTCAAAGGAGAGGGCGCGGCTCAAGGATATAGTAGAAAAGTTCAAGCCTAGGGAGAGCGGATTTATCATTCGCACGGCAAGCGAAGGTGTTTCGCTGAAAGAGCTTAGGGCGGATATATCCTACCTCGCAAAACTTTGGAACGACATGGAAGAGCGTTCCAAAAAGGCAAAGGCCCCGTCTCTTGTCCATCAGGAGCTCGATGTTGTCCTGCGCGTCGTACGCGACATGTTCACGGCAGACATTGAACGGCTGATAGTAGATTCAAAGGATGATTTTGATAGGATAAAAAGGTTCGTAGACAAGTTCATGTCGGGCGTTAAGAGCCGTGTTGAATATTATGACGGCAACGAACCCATTTTCGATAAATACGGGATAGAGGTGGAGGTAACAAGGGCTCTCGGGCAAAAGGTCTGGCTCAAGAGCGGCGGCTACATTATCGTTGAACAGACAGAGGCTCTCACGGTGATAGACGTCAATACCGGAAAGTTCGTAGGCAAACGCAATTTGGAAGACACCATCCTTCGCACGAATCTTGAAGCTGTGCGCGAGGTGGTCTATCAGTTAAAGCTCAGGAACATAGGCGGCATCATTGTGATAGATTTTATAGACATGGAGAAACATGCCAACCGCTCCAAGGTCTTCAGCGCGCTCAAAGACGCGCTTAAATTCGACCGCACCAGAACGACCATCACAAAGATATCCGAACTCGGTCTTGTTGAAATGACGCGCAAACGGACAAGGGATGACCTAAGGAATATGCTGACCGATCCATGTCCATATTGCGACGGCAAAGGTTACCTTAAGAGCCCGACCACCATCTGTTATGAGATATTCAGGGACATAATAAGAGAGGCGTCCCGCACAAAATCGAAGCAGATCACGGTTCATGCCAATCCGTCCGTTGCAAATGTGCTATATAATGAAGAGAGAAAGTTTGTAGAAGATCTCGAGAAAAACCTCAAAAAGACCATTGTTATCAAAGAGTTGTCTGAATATCACCAGGAGCAGTTCGAGATTTCCGACAGGTGA
- the rplU gene encoding 50S ribosomal protein L21, with product MYAIIATGGKQYRVEKSQMVTVEKLTGNVGDKINFDRILLVGGEGDIKIGKPYIDGATVEAEIVKQGREAKILVMKKKKRKGYKKSRGHRQCFTGVKVTNISA from the coding sequence ATGTACGCAATTATTGCAACGGGCGGTAAACAGTACAGGGTAGAGAAGAGCCAGATGGTCACGGTCGAAAAATTGACCGGAAACGTCGGCGACAAGATCAATTTTGACCGTATCCTTTTAGTAGGCGGCGAAGGCGATATCAAGATTGGAAAACCTTATATCGATGGAGCCACGGTCGAGGCCGAGATCGTGAAACAGGGTCGCGAAGCCAAGATCCTTGTAATGAAAAAGAAGAAGCGCAAAGGTTACAAGAAGTCGCGTGGTCACAGACAGTGTTTCACGGGAGTCAAGGTAACTAACATCAGCGCATAA
- a CDS encoding GTPase ObgE translates to MKFIDETELEVFAGDGGRGCVSFRREKYVPKGGPDGGDGAKGGNVIFKADGGLTTLLDVKLRKHIRAPNGGHGMGSQMNGRSGKDAILSVPIGTIVKDIGTGEVIADITKHDEEVVVARGGRGGLGNMNFKTSVNQAPRKAQPGEKGEVKRLSLELKLLADVGLVGFPNAGKSTLISAVSNARPKIADYPFTTKTPYLGVVRHKGKSFTVADIPGLIEGAHKGMGLGIRFLKHVERTRLIVHLIDVTNPEVPDPMEAYKIIRHELKNYSEGLEKTREIIAVTKIDIPEVLPLADKFKKEISKKGKNVVEISAVAHKHLDKLLDMIIHSLNEVSK, encoded by the coding sequence ATGAAATTCATCGATGAAACAGAATTGGAAGTCTTTGCCGGAGACGGCGGAAGGGGATGTGTAAGCTTTCGGAGGGAGAAGTATGTCCCCAAGGGCGGCCCCGACGGCGGCGACGGCGCCAAGGGCGGCAACGTCATCTTCAAGGCGGACGGCGGCCTTACAACTCTTTTAGATGTTAAGTTGCGCAAACATATTCGCGCCCCAAACGGAGGCCATGGAATGGGAAGCCAGATGAACGGTCGTTCCGGAAAGGACGCCATACTTTCTGTTCCCATCGGGACCATTGTCAAAGACATTGGCACCGGTGAAGTGATCGCCGATATCACAAAACACGATGAAGAGGTCGTGGTTGCGAGAGGCGGCAGGGGCGGCCTTGGTAATATGAACTTTAAGACAAGCGTCAATCAGGCTCCAAGAAAGGCCCAGCCCGGCGAAAAGGGCGAGGTGAAACGCCTTTCGCTGGAGTTAAAGCTTCTTGCCGATGTCGGCCTCGTAGGTTTTCCGAACGCCGGCAAGTCAACGCTCATCTCGGCCGTCTCCAACGCCAGACCAAAGATAGCGGATTATCCATTCACCACAAAGACGCCATACTTGGGCGTTGTGAGGCATAAGGGAAAAAGTTTTACGGTTGCGGATATCCCGGGTCTTATTGAAGGCGCTCACAAGGGGATGGGCCTTGGCATAAGGTTTCTAAAGCATGTGGAGCGCACAAGACTTATCGTTCATCTGATTGATGTCACTAATCCCGAAGTCCCCGACCCCATGGAAGCCTATAAGATAATAAGGCATGAGCTCAAGAACTACAGCGAAGGTCTGGAGAAGACCCGTGAGATAATAGCGGTGACAAAGATAGATATTCCGGAAGTCCTGCCTCTGGCCGATAAATTCAAGAAAGAGATTTCAAAAAAGGGGAAAAATGTGGTAGAAATATCGGCAGTTGCGCATAAACACCTGGATAAATTGCTGGATATGATAATCCATAGCCTAAATGAGGTAAGTAAATGA